The genomic stretch tcaaacgcaattttttatcgttatttaagttgaaatgtaaaatgtaaaaaggatataatttttacaaaagtaaataaaataagaaaacTTATGGTTGTGCAGTTGATTGTTCCGAAAATTCTAGGATTTGGTTCCTAATGATGGTTTTGGAATTGCCGTAATGCGTTTTGAAACGGATGTTAGAAGAGTGATCAAAACAAGCTGTGCCTACAAGTGAACGGGAAACTATCactttttttactattttttaagACGTTTCTGATGATTGTATCTCTAGAGAAGTTTGAGTGTCATTAAAGGTTCAGGTCATTTTGAGTATCGCACCGAAATGCATGGTGCTTTTCTAAGggaaatattattatttttatgaaaaatcctGCTGTTTTTAAAAAGCTCAACTAAATATGTTGGAAACAACCACGTTTGCAACGATCATAGCAACCCATATGTTCACGCCCGAACTTAAAGTATGACAGCGTGTCATTAGGTGTTGAATGATTTGCGATATGAAGCACTATAAGTTGATTTCGTAGAAGATTTCAACGATAAATTTAAGACAAACTTGCATTACTCTTCTGGAActtatttgtatttttgtaatACTCATTGATTATCGATGAACATTCCCAAAACTTGTTTTTTTAACAAACTTAGTTGGTTGACCCTCCCAGCTGTTCTCGAGGTACTATGCTGGCCTcataagccagtcgtcgtaggttcgagcctcggctcgggaaagactgttagtgttagtaggatcgtagcgctggcctcgcaattgtcctgtagggtaagtgacccataattcgctctgaccccataattcgcccacCCACTAACCAACAAATTGTTTACGGGGTTTGTTATTGATTTAtgccaaataataatttatttttaatctcagctgtttcttttttatgtttaaataCGGTTCTAAAAGTTGATACTGTATTGCAAcctataaaaaaaacctaaattaatccacctagcggtcagactcagcctttctcatgaatgcttaaatccaataaatgtttatccactctttgggttctaaaatattgatgttgtaattaaagtataaaatatgaaatttgacgtcatgttagtacttaagaaatagcgaaataaaagcaatgactcttaatttcgaacaatttaatcacgagcgatgccggaaacgttcagatagtacgataccacatttaaatcatgttgaggccatatatattgatcgaagcaggtaaagtgttgaatagtctttgaatttattttctttcttaacttttaaacagcatatcacattgttatgaagtttgttatttgtaagtttgagagatgactcatttgtatgacactagttatattcaaataagtcgtgtaatacttgagataatagactttcgttgttttacaaattaaaacataacgcttgcttaagtttgattacaatcaaatgaaaaagtaacgtatggggcagccaaactttgaaactacgtgttcaatcataattcatcagttaacccttaactagcccgttcatctgatatcaatattgttcaaatcggttgtgtagtttctaagataatgaagtttcgtgattttcacatttcgatacattacagacgaagttacaatccgattactgcaaaattctatagggtgttatgaggtaggtagaccttttatttgatactaattctgtggaaatcgggtcaaccatctctgagaaatatgagtgagtccaagtaagttgtcttggaatatgtttcttttcatagctggatttcacatttttaaacataacaggcaaagtaataatccgtttgtaaaaaaaatcattagggtcttatggggcaacaagacctttcatatgacactaattttataaaaatcgggccagccatctctgagaaacatgagtgagattaaatagtctccagaacacgtaactttccataacttctgaaccacatgttcaatcttcataaaattcaaaaattaagggtttttaaggtagcccgttcatttgaaactaattttaatcaaatcagatgtgtggtttctgagatattgatgtttcgtgatttttacactttgatacataacctctaaactagaaatcagattacaataaaattcaatagagtcttatagagcaactagacctttcatttgcaattaatttcattgaaatctgttcggtcagaccatctctgagaatagtgagtgcgaaaaaaggtgcacatacacacgtacacacccacacacaaacatatacacctatacatgcttatttgcagaaaatgctcgattcgtctaactgagtcgagtagtatatgacattcggccatttggatcacttttctaccttttaattagccagtgagcgttaggaggaagtcaatatgtttactttcattatgtgatttcacattttcatgaacaacggacaaagttacaatccgattgcaatgaaattcaatagcaacctatggggcaactagacctttcatttgacactaattttgtgaaaatcggttcagccatctctgagaaaaatgagtgagtttaaacaacctcaggataacttttctttacagaatttttgaaccatatgttcaatcattacaaaattcaaaagttaagggttctggggacagcccgatcatttgaaaccaattttattaaaatcggttgtgtggtttctgagatattgatgtttcgtgatttttacattttgatacataacctctaaactaaaaatccgattacaatgaaattcaatagcaacctatggcgcaaatagacctttcatttgcaattaattttatgaaaatcggtccagccatctctaagaaaagagagtgagaaaaaaaagttgcacatacatacacacacacacacacacacatacacacatacatacatacatacagaaaatgctcagttcgtcgaaaggggtcgagtggtgtatgacattcggccattgggaccacttttatacctttggtttttccagtgattgctatacccctctaggagaaaggcaaaaaacaggTGGACGAATTTTGGGTACTTGAATAAAgtgggcgaattatggggtccttccagttggtctcgaggtacgatgctggcctaacaagccagtcgtcgtaggttcgagtctcggcttgggagagactgttagtgtcagtaggatcgtagcgctagccccgcaattgtcctgtatatcaaacagttggctgcgaagtctgtgtataataaacagaaggtcaagtaccgaatcggaatgtagcaccaaggctttgcttttacccTACACAAAAACAGTCGGCtgagaagtctgtgtataataaacagaaggtcgagttctgaatcgaaatgtagcactaATGCTTTGCTTATTTTTAGTTGGTTGGAATTCACAAGCAAAAATTGTTTCCAATCTGGAACAATGCAGATAAAGTAGAAGAAAGCGATTAGAGAGTCGAAAAGGTTATGCTTTCGATTTGCAAATACTTGTAAAGCTGTAATTTTATTGCTAGAAGAATTCTCAGGAAAAGCAATCCTGCTGGATATCCAGATATTGAAGCTAAAAAGTGATGCCCACTTAATCAAGTCGCAATACTGACAAACTCAAGGAGAAGCAAATAGCAGATCTCTATTCAACTTATAATAAAATGCCTGCTAAACTCCCACAGTATTCCAAAAGTTTTACTGGAAATGTCTCTCCTACTTTTTTGATATCTGCGTTTGGGAAGCAAGATAATCGTGTGAAAAATGTATGGCAAAATTGATTCTTAAATCTTTCACTCATTTCTACTGCTGAAGAAAAATgggttctcaaaaaaaaaaaaaaaaaaacaattccatATTCCGTATAATTTGAGATCATTATCAAATAAGGTTTTTTGTTGGCCTATCTACGGGGTTATCTTAAtaaatttacataaaaactTATTCTATATCAGCtcttatattttgtttttgcttcactTTTGTTTATAAGCTTTTGTTATAGACGAATTCGATTCGCTTCCATTTTGTCTATTAAGGGTGAAATTGGCACAGTATACAAATCTTTAGGTTATTAAAATTAGCTTTAAGATCACAAATCTAAGCCATGGTAATTTTGTTTCGGTTTTTCATAAATTTGTTCGTAGTTTTGAAGCAATACTTAAGAGTAATCAGTTTTTACTGTGTACTTTGTAGCATCTGCATTTATAGTTGAGCTTGCTTGCAAGTATTATTTTCTTGTACAAAATGTTGCATACTACAATGCGCTGTGATGTTATCTGTTCGATATGCATAATTAAACTTGACTTTTGATTAATTTCTGATGAATATTTACTTAATTTACAGTTCAAATGTAATATAATGGGAATAGCATGAAAAGCGTTTGCTGGGACCAAAATATTACAAATAGACGGGGTACCAAATTTATGCATGTACACTAGTTTCAAAACCGGCTGCGTGCTATAATTTCTTCTGTCAAAACAATTTACAGCTGATAAGCATGGATGCTTTCGAATGTTTTAAACAGTGTTCTTCAAGGGAGTTCACAGTTCAACTATTGTTGAGGAATAacaagtattttaccaaaaattattttgaaagttattTGTTTAAAATTCAACATTTCTAGAAGAAAACATGGTGAACGACCAGATTCAGCACGGTAGCTATCGGCAGTACTACGACAAATTCCGCCCGCAAGACAGCAGACCGCGACAGCTAGAGAACTGTCTGCTTCCGTGGATCGCGCAGCGTCTTACAACGGGACAGCCTGTCCGCATGCTGGACATTGGCTGCAACAGTGGCAAGTTAACCGAAGCCGTGCTAACGACTGTGCGTAACGCACTGCCGGAAAAATGCTGCTCGATGCTCGGAGTGGACATCGACGATCGGCTGATCGAACAGGCCAACCAAGAGTATCAATCCGTTGGATTGAGCTTCGCCCAAGCAGATATGTTCGCCGTTGCGAAAGGAGAGGCTCCAGGAAATCCTGTTGATGCTGCTCTCCTACAGGAGGGAGCAAagcaatttgagatcattttttgcttctcaatttTGATGTATGTCCACTTGAATCACGGCGAGGAAGGGCTGAAAAGCGTGCTGGATTATGTTTGCCGCAGGGCAAAATTGTTGGTCCTAGAGCTGCAAAGTTGGTCTAAATATAGGGATCACGTTAGGCGAATGCGCCGGGAGGGTGGTGGTGATTATCCCCTATATCCCACACTCATCTGGAAAGGTAATAATGGCCAATTAGAGAGGTTTATTTGTGATTATGTGATTCGGAAAGGTTTTGAAGTTTTGGATAATAGTTTAGATAAGAATGAGTTTTGCAGGAGTGTTATCGTTTTTGCTAGTAATAGTTGAGGttatgtgaaacaattttttttgagttCTTGTATGAATAAGTGAAAGGATTTTTTACTCAgtgtttttatttgacactgGATTATTGTAATGAAGCTTAAGATAAAAGTAGAAATGATTATGATTAAGTTCAATTTATCAAGAACGTCAAAATATTTAGTATTAAGTACCTTTTTTTGTAAAGTGCTCGAAGTACTCGAAAAAGTAAAGAGCTCGATAGACGACATATTAATTCACGTTCGATCATTGAAAGAACTAGACAAAATTACAACGAAGGTACCTATACGTTAACGTAGTTGCTAGTTTTAATAAATGTTTTAAGGTAGTTTTTTGTGACCACTTTCTTCTTTAGTGCACATGCATCTCTTTTTTGTAGGCGATACTGTTGTCTCACGCTCAACAAGAAGACTTTCGATAACCTTAAAACATTTACCGGTTTTGTAAATAGACTCTGTGAAGATTTCGGCGTATCTACGTGCAATGTGAACAAGTTTAAGTGCCTAATCTTCGTTTGTGGTCTACATGCACCCTAGGACGCTGAAATCCGAACTGCTCTGCTTGCTAATCTGGAGAGTAATGAATCAAATATgctggatattttttttaaagatttggactactgcgaccattattttgatcttttgtgatatacctcttctttagtctaggtactcgtggcaggcGCAGCATAATCTCACTACAGAGTGTCATCGAATCAGCAATCTTCGGAAAGACACATCACTCGTAGGATGTCACAGCGAGAAGGAAAGGACGTCTCCTGCTTCCCGAGGAGATTTTCGCAAGGTTTCTGGCAGCAAATTTTTTTTACGTCGACTTGTCGGATGCCTATTTGCAAGTTCCGGTTGAAAAAGATTCCAGACAGTACCTTATGAAGCTAATCGTCTACCCTCACGTGTCAAGTCTGCCCCCGGCACTCTTTCAAAAATCGTCGATGCCATGGTAGCTGGTCTGGAAGGAGTCGAAACGTACCTTGGCGTCGTATCAGTTGACAAGGAACATCGATATCGTTTACTGAAGCTTCTGGAGCGCATTCACTTTGCCGCAGAAATAGGATGGCTATAActtgtagtttttgagatatcaaaaaaacgaaaatttcgatgatttttcaAATGTAATAACTCTATTAGCGCACAAAAGCGTAACTTGAAACTCTCAGAGCTGAAATAATATTAAACTAGGTGTATGTGGACAAAATTTCAGGGTGTgagtaattttgtaaaattctTCAAAATTATATTGTTTCCAACATTTTGCCAAATGTTTTTGGAGATGTTAAATAGAATTAAATATGAACTTTTTTGGTCTAAAAATATTAAGTTCAATATTTAAAATGAACTATTTAAGTCTTatgaaatgattttcaattcAAATAGGATACTTTTGAGGATACTAATCAACACTATGAACACTAAAGGGATCATTGTTCGAAACTGATTTGTTCATTTCTCCATACATTTAAGAAAAAACATCTTCAAAATCCAAGCATTAGTTTTTACATTAAAACTTTATTTTCAAACTTAATGTTCCATCTACTGTAACATTTTGAACTTCGCTTGGAAGATCatcaaataaattttcttttgtTCTGTGGTACACTAGTTCACTAGGCGGTTGAATTTTCTTGATTGAAATTCTCGATAATTCCTCACGGATTTAGTCCGTGTCTCTTGAACTTCTTCTGACATCACACCAATAGGCAGAATACAATGCTGGACGATAGTTGGACCGTGCATTGATGGTCTGTGAATTGTCGGTGATAACGggtgaaaaaaaatacaactcaATTATGCgttaaggcccgaatacacacacggcgtgacaacgtcttcctgacgaaaattgtcagtaccttcttgaaacctTCTCTTGTGCCTTCTAGCATCTGCCACCTTCCCCTCGTCTACACGGAAGACACAATCACGCCGTCTCGAACTCCGCCGTGTGCTAACCTTTTTGTTGTCATGTCACCCtattcatgtttgtttatgttttttggaagaaaaaataaggcaacacacttctagaatcaccagcaggcgaaaaatgatacaacacggcgttgccagcgccttcgccaaaagaaggcgacacaagaccgtgtggaaggcacgatgcgtcCACACGGAAGGCAGTCAAGTACGCAGCCGAAGGCAAAGCTCGAGGGTTCTGGTTAAAAGGCGTCCATGCGGGAGGCGAGATTACGCCTTCttatttgtatggagaaggcgtcattacgccgtgtgcgTATTCGGGCCTTTATTGATTAGTATCTTAACCtactagtgcccagtgccgcctctagacggtcttcagttgaagctctaaaaagcttcaatcaatacttaaaaaatgattataaagattcatagtgattttttcgaaatcCGCccgaaaattaacttgggcactagagggttaaaaaacatcctatttgaaaaaaaaaattcagaggcCTTAAATAGTTCATTGTATATATTGAACTAAAAATTTTTAGACCAAAAGAGTTCATATTTAATTCTATTTAACATCTCcgtagacatttggcataatattggataaaaagcacgttttttcctaattttgtagaattttACAAAATAACTCACAGGGTAAAAGCTCCAAAGAGTTCCGGTCTAAAATATTGTCTACATACACCTAGTTTAATATTCTTTCAGCCCTGAGAGTTTCAAATTGCGCTTATGTGCGCTGATGGAGatatgacatttaaaaaaaaatggttttttcaaaaactacagGCCATAGCCATCCTATTTCTGCAGCAAAGTTCAAAGTTTAAAAGATTTATAAATAGAAACTCATAGAGT from Wyeomyia smithii strain HCP4-BCI-WySm-NY-G18 chromosome 3, ASM2978416v1, whole genome shotgun sequence encodes the following:
- the LOC129731259 gene encoding probable RNA methyltransferase CG11342 isoform X2 — its product is MVNDQIQHGSYRQYYDKFRPQDSRPRQLENCLLPWIAQRLTTGQPVRMLDIGCNSGKLTEAVLTTVRNALPEKCCSMLGVDIDDRLIEQANQEYQSVGLSFAQADMFAVAKGEAPGNPVDAALLQEGAKQFEIIFCFSILMYVHLNHGEEGLKSVLDYVCRRAKLLVLELQSWSKYRDHVRRMRREGGGDYPLYPTLIWKGDTVVSRSTRRLSITLKHLPVL
- the LOC129731259 gene encoding probable RNA methyltransferase CG11342 isoform X1; its protein translation is MVNDQIQHGSYRQYYDKFRPQDSRPRQLENCLLPWIAQRLTTGQPVRMLDIGCNSGKLTEAVLTTVRNALPEKCCSMLGVDIDDRLIEQANQEYQSVGLSFAQADMFAVAKGEAPGNPVDAALLQEGAKQFEIIFCFSILMYVHLNHGEEGLKSVLDYVCRRAKLLVLELQSWSKYRDHVRRMRREGGGDYPLYPTLIWKGNNGQLERFICDYVIRKGFEVLDNSLDKNEFCRSVIVFASNS